AACATTGGAATGACAATGGTGAGATTTCCTTATCCTCGTTTAGCTTATCTGTTTGATGCGTTGCAATCGGAAACCCTGCCGCAGGATGAACTGGCGAAACGCCTGGCGGTTTCCACCCGTACGGTGCGTGCGGATATCACCGCACTGAATGATATTTTGGAAAAATACGGGGCGCGTTTTGTTCATAGCCGCGGCGCAGGCTATCGGCTGCAGGTGGATGACGCCAAGTTGTTCAATGCGCTGCAGCTGCAGGAACGCAGAAAGCATGCCACGCCGCGCAGCGCGCAGGAGCGCGTGCACGCCTTACTGGTGCGTTTTCTGACCTCAGCGTTTTCTCTGAAGCTGGAAGATCTGGCCGATGAATGGTTTGTCAGCCGCGGAACCTTGCAGAACGATATGGCTGAGGTGAGGGAGCGGCTGGCCGGTTACCAGTTAACCATAGAAACCAAACCGCGTTACGGCATGAAGCTGTTCGGCGCCGAAATGGCGATTCGCGCCTGCCTGACCGATTTACTGTTCCAGCTGCACCTGGCGAATGCGGAAAATCCGCTGCTGAATAACGATATCCTGCTGCAGCCGCAGGTGACGACCTTTGCCGGCCTGCTGCATCCGCTACTGTCGCAATACAATATTCGTCTGACCGATGAAGGCGAGCAGTACCTGATCTTTTACTGCGCCGTGGCGCTCAAGCGTATCAGCGACGGCTACCCGCTGCCGGAATTTGATGTGGAGGACGGCGACGAGGCGGTGCGCAAGGCGTCGACCTGGCTGGCGGGCGAGCTGAGCAAAGCCGCTGGCAAAGAGGTGTCGGCGGCCGAAGAGGCCTATCTGCGGGTGAATATCGCCGCACGGCGGGTGCAGGAGGTGCGTCCGACCGAAATCAACGCCGACGATGAAGAAGCGCTGGTGGATTACATCCTTTCCTATATCAATACCCACTATAACTACAATCTGCAGGGCGACAAGCAGCTGCGCGCCGACCTGCTCACCCACATCAAAACCATGATTACCCGGGTGAAATACCAGATCAATATTCCCAACCCGCTGCTGACCAATATCAAACAGCACTACCCGATGGCCTATGACGTTACGCTGGCGGCGGTTTCCAGCTGGGGCAAATATACCCCTTACACGCTGAGCGAGAACGAAATCGGCTATCTGGTGCTGCATATCGGCGTCGGGCTGGAGCGGCATTACAACATCGGCTATGAGCGCCATCCGCAGGTGATGCTGGTATGCGACACCGGTAACTCGACGGTGCGCATGATCCAGGCGCAAATCGCCCGCAAATATCCGCAGCTGGTGATGACGCGCACCGTTTCACTGCGTGATTACGAAGTGCTGACGCATATCGACGAAGACTTTGTGATTTCCAACGCCCGCGTCAGCGAGAAGAACAAGCCGGTGGTGGTGATGTCGCCGTTCCCGACCGAATATCAGTTGGAGCAGTTGGGCAAGCTGGTGCTGGTGGACCGCACCAAGCCGTATATGCTGGAAAAGTTCTTCGACGCCAACCACTTTATGGTGGTCAATGAGCCGCTGACCCAGGAGCAGCTATTCCGCAAGGTGTGTGCGCAGCTGGAGCAGGAAGGCTATGTCGGCGAGGATTTTTATCCTTCGGTGGTGGAGCGCGAAGCCATCGTTTCCACCCTGCTGGGGGAAGGCATCGCCTTGCCGCACTCGCTGGGGCTGCTGGCGAAGAAAACCGTGGTGGTGACGCTGCTGGCGCCGCAGGGCATCGACTGGGGCGACGGCGAAATGGCGCACGTAATCTTCCTGCTGGCGATCAGTAAAAGCGACTATGAAGAGGCGATGGCGATTTACGAACTGTTTGTGACCTTTGTCCGTGAACGCTCGATGAGCCGGCTGCTGGGCAGCAATGATTTTGCCAGTTTTAAAGCGGTGGCGCTGGATTGCCTGAGCCGGATATAAACCGGTTATTTCTGAGTGTCCGGCTTCACGAATGCGCCGTCTTTGCATTGACCATTATTTATTTTATCTTAAAAATCAAAGGCTCTCTTTGCTGACAGGAGTCACAAGATGGCCACGTTTCCCCGCCGACCCGTAGAACCCGGCTACTGCGTTGTTGAAACGCCGGGTTCATTAGCCTTTCAAGGAAGTACGCTGTTCGCCAATCCACGCAGCACTGCGGCCCGTTATTTTATGCAGATCAATGCGGATACGCCGTGGCTGAAGCCCGGGCAGATAGTGATTGTTGCCGATCCCGAACATTCACGCCAGGATGCGTTGCTACGGCAGTTATACCAGGCTAAGCGGGCGGTTAACCGGGCCATGGAGCCGGTTAACGTTGAGCAGGCGAACTTCCTCCAGCGCCACTATGCCGCTATTGCGACCATCCTTAACGGTACCAGCCGAGGGCTGGGGATGGCCAGCGATGCCGGCAAGCAGTACTTTATGCGCATCGACACGATTCTTAAGCAGATTGAGGCCAGCTATCAAAACCAGTTCCGCACTCAGGGAACGCTGATCGGCCAGCAGTTTTTTGTGGAAAGACAGCGGTTGTTTAACGAGTTGAAAGCATTGTTGGATAAACCGATCTTCAGTCGGCTCACGCGTAACCTCCTTAACCTGCACCCTTATGAGAGCATCAAGCGAGCGCTGAACCTCTCCAGCCGTTCCATTGTGCATGAGTGGTCAACGGCGGGTGTCGGAGCGATAAAGGGCTATGCGAGCTACCTGGAGGGCGCCGGCAAGGCGGTGAAGTTTATGAAAGGCGCGGGCTGGATTGGGATTGCGACCGCCGGGGCCAGCGCGACCAATGATATTTATCATGCCTGCACCCTTGGCCGAGAGAAGGAATGTACGCGGGTGGCGTTAAAAGGGTATGGTGCTTTCGGTGGCGGAGTATGGCTTGGTGCCGTTGGCGGTACTTGGGGAGCAGCAGCCGGAGGTGGGATTTGCCTGGCATTAGGTATTATCAGTGCCCCAACGGCAGGTGCCGCGGGTTTGGCCTGCGGACTTATAGGCACGGCCGCAGGAGGATTGGCCGGGGGATATGCGGGAGAAAAGTTGGGAGAATACGGTGGTAATAAGATGGCTGATTTACTACTGAAATAAGGGGCAGGGGAGATTTGCGATGTATACCTTTATTACTACGATGTTCTTGGTCCTTTTTTTCGGTGGTATCGTGCTTGGCTTCGCCAGTATGGTGTATTTTGCGTTTATCCGCCGGCGCTATGAGCAGTTGATTTCTCTGTATCAGCAGCAAGGTTTTTTTATGCCCAGCTACCATGGTTTTATGGCGCATTTGGGCTATTTCGGCAGTTTTTATCCCGTACGCTTTTTTTATCTTTTACTGACCGGTAAAAAGATTAAAACGGGCCGTAACAGCTACCTCTCCAATGAGCCTTATGTTTTTTTAAGCTCACGCCCTGTGGCGGAGATCGGCTGGATAAAAGGCTACTATTATTTTTCTTTAGTCTGGCTGGTTTCTGTCACGATAGGCGCGGTGTTTGGCTGTATTGATATGTTATTGAGTCATACGCCGCCATAAAACGCTTGATGAGCCGGGTTCGTACGGTCTTAAAGTGCCATCCGGCGCTTAATCTTCGTCGAAGCCGGAATTAAACAGCGCTATCACCGCGTCCAGCGCTTGCTGCGCCTGCGGGCCGCTGGCCTCGACCTCAATATGCCGGCCCTGGGCGGAGTCCAGCATCAGCAGCGCAATCACGCTGCTGGCTTCGGCTTCGGTACCGCTGTCGTTACGCAGAATCACCTCGGCGTCAAAACTCTGCACCAGTTCAAACAGCTTCATCGCCGGGCGGGCATGCATGCCCAGCCGGTTCTTGATTTCGACCGTTTGTTTGATGGTCATTGCTTGCGTTTTTCCAGCGTGCGGTGGCGCGACTGCACGTTCTTGCCGCGCGAGCGGAAGTAGTCCGCCAGCTGTTCGGCCACGTACACCGAACGGTGCTTACCGCCGGTACAGCCGATGGCGACCGTCAGATAGCTGCGGTTGTTGGTTTCCAGCATCGGCAGCCATTGTTCAAGG
The nucleotide sequence above comes from Serratia rhizosphaerae. Encoded proteins:
- a CDS encoding BglG family transcription antiterminator, coding for MVRFPYPRLAYLFDALQSETLPQDELAKRLAVSTRTVRADITALNDILEKYGARFVHSRGAGYRLQVDDAKLFNALQLQERRKHATPRSAQERVHALLVRFLTSAFSLKLEDLADEWFVSRGTLQNDMAEVRERLAGYQLTIETKPRYGMKLFGAEMAIRACLTDLLFQLHLANAENPLLNNDILLQPQVTTFAGLLHPLLSQYNIRLTDEGEQYLIFYCAVALKRISDGYPLPEFDVEDGDEAVRKASTWLAGELSKAAGKEVSAAEEAYLRVNIAARRVQEVRPTEINADDEEALVDYILSYINTHYNYNLQGDKQLRADLLTHIKTMITRVKYQINIPNPLLTNIKQHYPMAYDVTLAAVSSWGKYTPYTLSENEIGYLVLHIGVGLERHYNIGYERHPQVMLVCDTGNSTVRMIQAQIARKYPQLVMTRTVSLRDYEVLTHIDEDFVISNARVSEKNKPVVVMSPFPTEYQLEQLGKLVLVDRTKPYMLEKFFDANHFMVVNEPLTQEQLFRKVCAQLEQEGYVGEDFYPSVVEREAIVSTLLGEGIALPHSLGLLAKKTVVVTLLAPQGIDWGDGEMAHVIFLLAISKSDYEEAMAIYELFVTFVRERSMSRLLGSNDFASFKAVALDCLSRI
- the npr gene encoding PTS phosphocarrier protein NPr translates to MTIKQTVEIKNRLGMHARPAMKLFELVQSFDAEVILRNDSGTEAEASSVIALLMLDSAQGRHIEVEASGPQAQQALDAVIALFNSGFDED